The proteins below come from a single Plantactinospora sp. KBS50 genomic window:
- a CDS encoding TetR/AcrR family transcriptional regulator: MSKLSEAERQARRTRIIEAALRCFARDGFHRTSMADIIRESGLSAGAIYHYFPGKEEMIDAIAADRHAREAALNTGALADPDPLHALRRLVHDYGGWLADPDERMRRRVGVQVWAEALRSDKVHDFVLRGADAGREAIAELLERARRQGRLVSGADPAALARMFVALFQGFVLQLAWDERVDLAGYLREVERLLDLVIRPAADDTDAPTDTDTDTDTDTDTDTGEHAEAGNNNGNGSNGNGNGNGNG, translated from the coding sequence TTGTCCAAGCTGAGCGAGGCCGAGCGGCAGGCACGGCGGACCCGGATCATCGAGGCCGCGCTGCGCTGCTTCGCCCGCGACGGCTTCCACCGCACCTCGATGGCGGACATCATCCGGGAGTCCGGGCTGAGCGCCGGCGCGATCTACCACTACTTCCCCGGCAAGGAAGAGATGATCGACGCCATCGCCGCCGACCGGCACGCCCGGGAGGCGGCGCTGAACACCGGGGCGCTGGCCGACCCCGATCCGCTGCACGCGCTCCGCCGGCTGGTCCATGACTACGGCGGCTGGCTCGCCGATCCGGACGAGCGGATGCGACGCCGGGTGGGCGTGCAGGTCTGGGCCGAGGCGCTGCGCAGCGACAAGGTGCACGACTTCGTGCTACGCGGCGCCGACGCCGGCCGGGAGGCCATCGCCGAGCTGCTCGAACGGGCGCGCCGGCAGGGGCGGCTCGTGTCCGGCGCCGACCCGGCGGCGCTGGCCCGGATGTTCGTCGCGCTCTTCCAGGGCTTCGTCCTGCAACTGGCCTGGGACGAGCGGGTGGACCTGGCCGGCTACCTGCGCGAGGTGGAACGGCTGCTGGATCTGGTGATCCGCCCCGCCGCTGACGACACCGACGCCCCGACCGACACCGACACCGACACCGACACCGACACCGACACCGACACCGGGGAGCATGCCGAGGCCGGCAACAACAACGGCAACGGCAGCAACGGCAACGGCAACGGCAACGGCAACGGCTGA
- a CDS encoding AAA family ATPase, protein MSTELLRAPAEVKYADELDWLESVDDGPKPFSWRLSPRMVRVFVLGSERADGLDREIPPKWFGDRSFVERSIVTLASDRGLLLIGDPGTGKSWLAELLAAAISRNSTLVVQGTAGTTEDHIKYSWNVSMVIAKGQSRASMIPSPIMTAMEGGVIGRFEELTRSTSDVQDALISILSEKYVSIPELDDDNIVFAKPGFSIIATANSRDRGVNDLSSALKRRFNFVRIPVVTNRKSEAEIVRFRTEELLRRHNIELEIPPTLLDVLLQSFADLRAAATSATSDDERLESALSTAEQIGVLEDATLHSTFFGARTLTAGTLANSLVGSLARRSPEDLAILNKYWHGIVEPRSREQGGEWVDFLEGGREAIATLS, encoded by the coding sequence ATGAGCACCGAGCTGCTGCGCGCCCCCGCCGAGGTCAAGTACGCCGACGAGCTGGACTGGCTGGAGTCGGTCGACGACGGACCGAAGCCGTTCTCCTGGCGGCTGAGCCCCAGGATGGTGCGCGTGTTCGTTCTCGGCTCCGAACGCGCCGACGGGCTGGACCGGGAGATCCCGCCGAAGTGGTTCGGCGACCGCAGCTTCGTCGAGCGGTCCATCGTCACGCTCGCCTCCGACCGCGGCCTGCTGCTCATCGGCGACCCCGGCACCGGCAAGAGCTGGCTGGCCGAGCTGCTCGCGGCGGCGATCAGCCGCAACTCCACGCTCGTCGTGCAGGGCACCGCCGGCACCACCGAGGACCACATCAAGTACTCGTGGAACGTCTCGATGGTGATCGCCAAGGGCCAGTCCCGGGCCTCGATGATCCCGTCCCCGATCATGACGGCCATGGAGGGCGGTGTGATCGGCCGGTTCGAGGAGCTGACCCGCTCCACCAGCGACGTGCAGGACGCGCTGATCTCCATCCTGTCCGAGAAGTACGTCTCGATCCCCGAGCTGGACGACGACAACATCGTCTTCGCCAAACCCGGGTTCTCGATCATCGCCACCGCGAACAGCCGGGACCGAGGGGTCAACGACCTCTCCTCCGCGCTCAAGCGCCGGTTCAACTTCGTCCGGATTCCCGTGGTGACCAACCGCAAGAGCGAGGCGGAGATCGTCCGGTTCCGCACCGAGGAACTGCTGCGCCGGCACAACATCGAGCTGGAGATCCCGCCGACCCTGCTGGACGTGCTGTTGCAGAGCTTCGCCGACCTGCGCGCGGCGGCGACGTCGGCCACCAGCGACGACGAGCGGCTGGAGTCGGCGCTGTCCACGGCCGAACAGATCGGCGTGCTGGAGGACGCGACACTGCACAGCACCTTCTTCGGCGCCCGCACGCTCACCGCCGGCACCCTCGCCAACTCGCTGGTCGGCTCGCTGGCCCGGCGCAGCCCCGAGGACCTGGCCATTCTCAACAAGTACTGGCACGGGATCGTCGAGCCGCGCAGCCGGGAGCAGGGCGGCGAGTGGGTCGACTTCCTGGAGGGCGGCCGCGAGGCGATCGCCACCCTGTCATGA
- a CDS encoding VWA domain-containing protein, translating to MSAAENRRQVLCWRLLARVFDPEEQSALESASVAIVDDLDLPAALLDPATSVDTLVQRFPQLAAEFDGLGADGDQRGDQRGEQDGEPDGDQDGDDAVRRVALMSKLLLNVFATGSGNVTAEQLTRWQADAGWFERALGCEPGRLRGRAAGAGAGAAAGAGAGAGAGAGAGAGTGTGNGAGVGAHANLAPVLAGIEGELIRRMRLREVLADNRLARQLTPSMSLIEQLLRDKDNLDGVALANAKALIRRFVDEVAEVLRTQVAQASTGTIDRSIPPKRVFRNLDIDRTIWKNLPNWSPQDERLYVDRLYYRQTAKRITPARLIVVVDQSGSMVDAMVNCTILASIFAGLPKVDVHLVAYDTRALDLTPWVHDPFEVLLRTRLGGGTDGTVALDLARPKIADPRNTVVVWISDFYEWREQAVFDGMAAIHRSGARFIPVGSVSSGDRQSVNPWFRQRFKDQGTPVLSGRIKTLITDLKNFLA from the coding sequence GTGAGCGCGGCGGAGAACCGGCGGCAGGTGCTCTGCTGGCGGCTGTTGGCCCGGGTCTTCGACCCGGAGGAGCAGTCGGCGCTGGAGTCCGCGAGCGTGGCGATCGTCGACGACCTGGATCTGCCGGCGGCGCTGCTGGACCCGGCCACCTCGGTGGACACCCTGGTGCAGCGCTTTCCGCAGCTCGCGGCCGAGTTCGACGGGCTCGGCGCGGACGGCGACCAACGCGGCGACCAACGCGGCGAGCAGGACGGCGAGCCGGACGGCGACCAGGATGGCGACGACGCGGTCCGCCGGGTGGCGCTGATGTCGAAGCTGCTGCTCAACGTCTTCGCCACCGGGTCCGGGAACGTGACCGCCGAGCAACTGACCCGCTGGCAGGCCGATGCCGGCTGGTTCGAGCGGGCGCTGGGCTGCGAGCCCGGTCGGCTGCGGGGTCGCGCGGCGGGCGCGGGGGCCGGCGCGGCGGCCGGTGCTGGCGCGGGGGCCGGTGCTGGCGCGGGGGCCGGTGCGGGGACCGGCACCGGCAACGGGGCCGGTGTCGGCGCGCACGCCAACCTGGCCCCGGTGCTGGCCGGCATCGAGGGCGAGCTGATCAGGCGCATGCGCCTGCGCGAGGTGCTCGCCGACAACCGGCTGGCCAGACAGCTCACCCCCAGCATGTCGCTGATCGAGCAACTGCTGCGCGACAAGGACAACCTGGACGGTGTCGCGCTGGCCAACGCCAAGGCCCTGATCCGGCGGTTCGTCGACGAGGTCGCCGAGGTGCTGCGTACCCAGGTCGCCCAGGCGAGCACCGGCACGATCGACCGGTCCATCCCGCCCAAGCGGGTGTTCCGCAACCTCGACATCGACCGGACCATCTGGAAGAACCTGCCGAACTGGAGCCCGCAGGACGAGCGGCTCTACGTCGACCGGCTCTACTACAGGCAGACCGCCAAGCGGATCACCCCGGCCCGGCTGATCGTGGTGGTGGACCAGTCCGGTTCGATGGTGGACGCCATGGTCAACTGCACGATCCTCGCCTCGATCTTCGCGGGGCTGCCCAAGGTGGACGTGCACCTGGTCGCGTACGACACCCGGGCGCTGGACCTCACACCATGGGTGCACGACCCGTTCGAGGTGCTGCTGCGCACCCGCCTCGGCGGCGGCACGGACGGCACCGTCGCGCTCGACCTGGCCCGGCCCAAGATCGCCGACCCGCGGAACACGGTGGTCGTCTGGATCTCCGACTTCTACGAGTGGCGCGAACAGGCGGTCTTCGACGGCATGGCCGCGATCCACCGCTCCGGCGCCCGGTTCATCCCGGTCGGCTCGGTGAGCAGCGGTGACCGGCAGAGCGTCAACCCGTGGTTCCGCCAGCGCTTCAAGGACCAGGGCACTCCGGTGCTCTCCGGCCGGATCAAGACGCTCATCACCGATCTCAAGAACTTCCTCGCCTGA